The sequence CGTACTGTATATCAGCTGGTCGGCTTCATTGCGCGCTCGCACCAGGGATTCTTTCTTCTTATCTTCCTCGACGTGCGCCTCAGCGTCTTTCACCATCTTGTCAATCTCCTGCTCTGACAAACCTGATGATGCCTGAATCCTTATCGATTGCTCTTTTCCTGTGCCCAAATCCTTTGCCGAGACATGCACAATACCATTGGCGTCGATATCGAAAGAAACTTCTATCTGTGGCATTCCGCGCGGCGCCGGGGGAATTCCCACCAGGTCAAACCGCCCCAATGTTCGGTTATCCAGCGCCATCTGCCTTTCTCCCTGCAGGACATGGATGCTGACCGCGGTCTGATTGTCTGTTGCCGTTGAAAATATCTGGCTTTTGCGGGTAGGAATGGTCGTGTTCCGCTCTATCAGACGTGTCATCACTCCCCCCAGGGTCTCGATTCCCAGGGACAGCGGAGTTACGTCAAGAAGAACAATATCCTTCATATCACCCGAAAGCACTCCTCCCTGTATCGCCGCGCCTATCGCCACCACTTCATCCGGATTGACTCCTTTGTGGGGTTCTTTGCCAAATAAGTCCCGCACCAGCTGCTGCACTTTCGGCATCCGGGTCTGTCCTCCGACCAGAATCACCTCATCAATCTGATTTGCCGCCAATCCGGAATCCTCCAGCGCCCGGCGACAGGGCGCCACCGTACGTTGTAGCAGGTCATCAACCAGCTGCTCCAGTTTGGCGCGCGATAAAGTCAGGTCGAGATGTTTCGGTCCGCTCTGGTCGGCGGTTATGAACGGCAAATTTATGTTGGTCTGCATTGTGGTCGAAAGCTCGCATTTCGCTTTCTCCGCCGCTTCTTTCAGCCGCTGCAAGGCCATCCGGTCGAGCCGTAAATCTATCCCGTGCGACCGCTTGAATTCATCCGCCATCCAGTCCATTATCCGCTGGTCAAAATCGTCGCCCCCCAGATGGGTATCTCCATTGGTGGAACGAACCTCAAAGACCCCGTCGCCCAACTCCAATATTGAAATATCAAACGTGCCGCCTCCGAGGTCATAGACTGCAATCTTTTCGTTTTTCTTCTTGTGCAGTCCATACGCCAGGGATGCCGCGGTCGGCTCATTTATTATCCGCAAGACCTCCAGTCCGGCAATTTTGCCGGCGTCTTTGGTCGCCTGACGCTGCGAGTCATTAAAATATGCCGGCACCGTTATCACCGCCTGCGTCACTTCCATCCCCAGATAGTCTTCCGCGGTCTTCTTTAACGCCTGAAGAATCATAGCCGAAATCTGCGGCGGCGCATACCGCTCTCCACCGGCAACCACCACGACTTCGCCTTTGCCGTCCGATGCCACTTTATACGGCACCAGTTTTTCCTCCGAGTGCACTTCCTCATGGCGACGTCCCATAAACCGCTTGATAGAAAAGACGGTATTCTCCGGGTTGGTCACCGCTTGCCTTTTGGCGGCAGCGCCCACCAGTCTTTCCCCGGTTTTGCTGAATCCCACTATTGACGGTGTCGTCCTGCCCCCTTCCTGATTCGGTATCACCACCGGTTCGTTTCCTTCCAGTACGGCGACACATGAATTAGTCGTTCCCAGGTCTATACCGATAATCTTGCCCATTTGTATGCTCCTTAACTCCTGATTTCAATTTCCGTGACGCCGTTATCCCTCGACGCCAGATTCACCCGACACCCTTTTGCCGCTGCTTACGACGACTTTTGAATGCCGAAGCGCTTTCCCGTGCCTTTTATACCCGCTCGTAATTTCCTGAATGATTGTTCCCTCGTCGTATTTTTCCGAGGGCATCTGCATGACCGCTTCATGCCAGTTCGGGTCAAATTTTTCGCCAACCGCCGCAATTGTCTCGACCCCAAATCTCTTCAGAAGCTCATTCATCTGCTGGTAAATCAGTTCCGTTCCTTTGCGGAGCGATTCCACTTCCGTAGTTTTTTCCGCGGCATCCAATCCGCGTCTGAAATTATCAGCCAACTCCAGCAGCTGAAGCAGCACTTCTTCGTTTGCTGCCCGCACCATCTCTTCGTACTGACGGGCCATTCGCTTCTTGTAATTGTCAAACTCCGCCGCCAGACGAAGGTAGCGGTCCTCCATCTGCTTGAGCTTCTCCTGATACTCTTTCTCTACTGCCTCGGCCGTCACGGTCACCGTTTCGCCTACGGTTTCCGCATCGTTCGTTGCCCCCGATTCAATGGAGTTCTGCTCCGCCGCAATTTCCGCGTCCGGCACTTCTAATTTATTCTTCTCAATATCTTTTTCTTTATCCATTGTCCTTTTTCTCATCGGAGAGCGCCTCGGTCAGCGACCGGGCGGTATACTCCACAATAGATACCAGTTTGGAATACGGCATCCGGGTCGGCCCGATAATGCCTATCGTGCCGGTCACTTTTCCGGCTTGATATTTTGATGCTACTATCGAGCAGCTCTGCATTTCTGTCATCTGATTCTCGCGACCTATAGTAATGACAATGCCTTCCCCAATTGCCTTTGTCTTAATCGTTTCAATGAGTCCGCTTTGCTCTTCCAGAACGCGCACCAGTTCCGCCAGCCGGGAACGCTCCGCAAATTCCGGCTGATTGAAGAGCTTATCGACGCCGGTGAAATGAAGTTTCTCGTCCCCCTGGTCATTCCAGATTTCCGAATCGGTATCCAGGAAAAGTTTCAATAGTCTCGGTGAGCAGGAGGTATCGGCCAGCCGCTCGCTGACCGTTTTGCGAATATGCCCCAGAGAGAGACCTGTCAACCGTTCGTTAAGAATTGATTCCATTTGACGCAATTCATCGACTTCAATATCCGATTCCACTTCCATCAAGATGGTCCGAGCCAGTCCGGATTTTACCGCCACAATTACCAGTAAGCGACCATCTGAAACCGGAATCAGGTCGATTCGGGTTAGCACCCCTTCCTCAAAACGGGGTGAAATTGAGATCCCCAACTGGCTTGAGATTTCCCCCAGAATCTTGCTTGTCTGCGTCAATAAGGCGTCTAAACCTCTGTTGGCGCCCCCCATCATGCTTTTAATCTTCATCTGCTCGGCTTCGGTCAGCGGCTCTGGCCTGAGCAGCAGGTCAACAAATACCCGATAACCGGTATCAGTCGGA comes from Candidatus Zixiibacteriota bacterium and encodes:
- the dnaK gene encoding molecular chaperone DnaK, producing the protein MGKIIGIDLGTTNSCVAVLEGNEPVVIPNQEGGRTTPSIVGFSKTGERLVGAAAKRQAVTNPENTVFSIKRFMGRRHEEVHSEEKLVPYKVASDGKGEVVVVAGGERYAPPQISAMILQALKKTAEDYLGMEVTQAVITVPAYFNDSQRQATKDAGKIAGLEVLRIINEPTAASLAYGLHKKKNEKIAVYDLGGGTFDISILELGDGVFEVRSTNGDTHLGGDDFDQRIMDWMADEFKRSHGIDLRLDRMALQRLKEAAEKAKCELSTTMQTNINLPFITADQSGPKHLDLTLSRAKLEQLVDDLLQRTVAPCRRALEDSGLAANQIDEVILVGGQTRMPKVQQLVRDLFGKEPHKGVNPDEVVAIGAAIQGGVLSGDMKDIVLLDVTPLSLGIETLGGVMTRLIERNTTIPTRKSQIFSTATDNQTAVSIHVLQGERQMALDNRTLGRFDLVGIPPAPRGMPQIEVSFDIDANGIVHVSAKDLGTGKEQSIRIQASSGLSEQEIDKMVKDAEAHVEEDKKKESLVRARNEADQLIYSTEKTLKDYGDKVTEEDKKAIREKLEKLQATLSSDSAESINQAKEELLNASHKIAEEIYKQASAAQSSPGAGSAATEPGTAGSSSGGKEGAVDADFEVVDDKDK
- the grpE gene encoding nucleotide exchange factor GrpE, whose translation is MRKRTMDKEKDIEKNKLEVPDAEIAAEQNSIESGATNDAETVGETVTVTAEAVEKEYQEKLKQMEDRYLRLAAEFDNYKKRMARQYEEMVRAANEEVLLQLLELADNFRRGLDAAEKTTEVESLRKGTELIYQQMNELLKRFGVETIAAVGEKFDPNWHEAVMQMPSEKYDEGTIIQEITSGYKRHGKALRHSKVVVSSGKRVSGESGVEG
- the hrcA gene encoding heat-inducible transcriptional repressor HrcA — protein: MAFDNLGQRELRVLQNLVLHYIQTADPVGSRVIANKYRMGLSPATIRNTMQDLEELGLVRQPHTSAGRIPTDTGYRVFVDLLLRPEPLTEAEQMKIKSMMGGANRGLDALLTQTSKILGEISSQLGISISPRFEEGVLTRIDLIPVSDGRLLVIVAVKSGLARTILMEVESDIEVDELRQMESILNERLTGLSLGHIRKTVSERLADTSCSPRLLKLFLDTDSEIWNDQGDEKLHFTGVDKLFNQPEFAERSRLAELVRVLEEQSGLIETIKTKAIGEGIVITIGRENQMTEMQSCSIVASKYQAGKVTGTIGIIGPTRMPYSKLVSIVEYTARSLTEALSDEKKDNG